The genome window CATTGCGAAGGAAGCGAAAACCGACCACGACCGCGCGCTACAGCTCTGGAAGACAGGGAACCTCGAGGCCCGGCTCGTCGCCACGCTGACCATAAAGCCGAAACAACTGTCCGAGACCGAACTCGAAGACATGGTCCGGGACGTGACGTTCGGCCAGCTCGCCGACTGGACGATGACGAACGTCGTCAAACAACATCCGGCGAAAGAAAGGCTCCGGACCAAGTGGATCGGTTCCAGTCATCCGTCGCTCGCCCGGGCCGCATGGAGCCTGACGTGCGAGCGCATCACGAAGGCCCCTGACGGGCTTGATCTCACGTCCCTGCTGGACACCATCGAGAAGGACATGGCCACGGCTCCTTCGCTCGCACAATGGACGATGAATTTCGCTCTGATCGATATCGGCGTCGAGCACCCGGAACTCCGTGACCGCGCGATCGCGATCGGCGAATCGCTGGGCCTCTATCGCGACTATCCCACCTCGAAGGGCTGTACCTCGCCTTTTGCCCCGATCGCTATCCGTGAACTCGCCGGCCGACGTTGAGGTGGACTGAGGGGTTCCGCCACGTTCGTGGTGAAGCCCCTCGTGACGCCGTGCCGCTTACGGCAAGCGGATCCCATGGTCGACGGGTACGACATAACCGTCCTGCTTGGTCGATCGCTCCTCATGTCGCCGGGCTGCTGCGCGCCGACGCTCGTTGTCCGCGTCGTGCTTCTCATCGGAGCCGGGCTTGTCGCGAACCGCGCCCGGCATCGTGCCGACGCCTGTGGCCTTGAAGATGACGAAATGGAAGTTGCTGTCGACGGCGGCTCCGTTCTGGTCATGGACGCCGACGTCCCATGTCCCGTTCGCTCCCGAGCTCACGCCACAGGTTTCGGTCGAGCCGATGCCCACCGAAGTCGCCAGGATCACCGACGTCGACTGTCCCAGGGTCGTTCCTGCTATCGCGACGTTGTATTGGCCGACGCCAAGCTTGGAGGACGTCCAGTTTCCGCTGCCCGCTTGAGCGACCGTCCCGTCGGAGAACACGACCCCATAGGCGATCGGCACCATCGTTGCAGTCGTGTTACCGTAGTCGTGGCGAGGCAACGGGCCCGAAGTTTGTATCGAATCCGTCCCGGTGCCCGCGACAAAGCCACTCTCGGCACCGCTGTTGATCGCGGCCAGCGCTGTCCCGCCGCCGCTCAGGGTTTCGGCGAAGACGCCTGTGGCCGCACCGTTTCCGATAGCCCGGCCCCATACGGCGACCCCGGCACCGTTGGAGTAGTTGTAGAACAGGCCGCCCACAGGGTTTCCCGTGGTGCTCAACGCCTCGCCGACGATGCCTCGGCCGCCGACAGAACTGCTCGTGAAGTAGCCTCCGGCACCGAGACCGGTCGCGGCCGTGCTCTTTCCGAACAAGGCGACCCCGCTCCCGGTCTCCGACCGCACGCCCTGGGCACCGCCCGTTTCTTTGACTTGGATCCTGGCCAACGTCGGTGAAACGCCCGCTCCGAAACGACCTGCGAGGGAATATCCGGAAATGTTTGAGTGTCCGGTTTGCACTGCGCCCGGTGTCGTGTCCTGTAAGTTCACGACCCCTGCAGCGGCGATGCCGCCGGCGACGGCGCCCGCGCTTGCAGACACCAAAGCGACAGTGAGTACGTTCGTGTTCATGTTCATCACCCTTTGGTGCGGAGGAGTCCGCACCCCGTGAGCCCAGTCTGACACGGGGCCTGACCGTTATCATCGTGCGGCAGGCCTGCAGCGCCATCGCGCCCCGACCCGTCGGTGCGGCCCTATCGGGTATCAAGCGGGCGCGTGGCTCAAGCGTTCGAAGGCGATCAAGGCGAAGGAAAGGGAAGTCCGGTCAGACGGGCCTTGCGTCGTCTCAAGCTCCCTCAAAACCTCGGATCATTGCTCGACGTCCTCGTGTTCCTTCTCAATCTTTGGCTGATGCCGAAGCTTGCAGAGTCGTTCCTGAAGGCGATCGTGAGAGCGGACAAGGACGCCGATGCGCAAGCCCTCCTGTTCACAGTGGCGACAGCGCTCATGGTGCTTGCGCCGACGGGGGCGGTCCTTAAGAGGTGGCACCGGTACAAGCGAGGGCGTCCAGAGTCCGGTACAGAGCAGCGGGATCCGACCGACGGTTGCCTTTTCAATCCGATCGTCTACTTCTGCACGACGGCTCTGATCTTTGCGACCGCCAACGCGTTCCTGCTGCAAAAGCTCTATGGGAAGAGCGAGCCGGACGGAGGCGTGTTCGTGGGGTCGGTTTTCTTGGGGATCGGTCTGATGGTGACGCACACGGTCCTTGTCTACCGCTACTTCTCGGTGCCCAAGTCCGAGCCTCGGTCCGAGTTTCTCAAAGGCCGCGCGTCGGCCGTGATCGGCGACGCCTGTCTCTTCGCGAACATGTTCGTGTTCCAATTGGTCTGGAACCTCTTAGCTTTGGTGGACGTTCCGCCGACCACGGGCCCGGTCGACTTCGTCTTCCGGCTCTTCGTCTTGTGCTTCCTGGCCCTCCTCTTCTACTTTCCTCCGCGAATGTTCTATCTCGCTGACGACATCGGCAAGTTGCGGACTTGGGTGACGATCTTGCAGGCGAACTTGCCCGTCCTGATCCGCGTCATGATCGGGACGACGGCCGGCCCCAACGTCTAGGTGCCTTCAGCCACTGTCTTTCAGATCATCGAGATGACGCGCCTCGTGCCGGACCAGTTTCTCGGTCAGAGAGACGGCCGTGTGGATCCTTGTCGGAGTCTTGATCTCTGCATTCAGGTCGATGGTGCCGAGGATCCCGCTCCATTCTTGGCGGTCCGAAAGAAACCTTTTGGTCAGCAAGTCCCATGGCTTCAGAGCAAATCCGTCGCGGTCATAGAGCCGTAAGGGGTGGACTTCGACGCGTCCACGGACGGCGCCGTCACGGATCTTACGCAGCAAGGGAAGCCAAGCGGTCTGGCATGCAACGAGGTGACCCAGCGTGCGGTGTCGCGACTGCCTGCAAAACTCCGCATCCGGCATCGGTCCTGCCGGCGGTAGCGACCGGACGCGCCGCTCGTTTTCTCGGAAGATCGCGAGGACTTCAGGCCATGGTGGCGCGTGCCGCACGTCGACGACCTTACCGCGACCTAAAGACCTGTTCCTTCGCCTAACCGCAAGAGCACGCCCTTCCGCTTGACGATGTTCTTGTAGTCCCACTGGATGTCCCGGCTCTTAGCAAGCCACCGTCGCACGGCGTCCACGTCGACGTCGGATTCGGCACCGTAACGCGCTTCTGCCGCTTGAAAGGTCCCTTCGGGCTTGAGGTCGGGCTCGTCGAACGACCTTCCGCTCCAAAAGAGGAGCCGGACACAACCTTTCAGCTTGCTGTAGCCGGCCACCGGGTTACCGTCGAGGAACCACACCGGATGCCCGTGCCAAACCTTGTTCTCGGATTCGGGCAAGGCGGCGTCGATCTCTCGGGCCAAGAGGTCGCAGACCGATCGGTCGGACTCCTCTAGCGCATCGTTGTAACGGCGGACGTGCTCGTTCATAGGATCAGGGTTTGGCGGTCCGCAGATACCGACGCCCGACCGTCGGGGTGATCACCCTTCCGCTCGGTTCCTTGAACTCGATCTTATAGCTGTCCTCGGAATCTTGATGATCGGTCACGTGCAAGACTTTCGCAGGGTGCCAGGAGCGTCGATAGAGGTAGAGGACGGCGTCTCCTGCCTTGAACGGTGCCTTCTCATTGAAGAAGTTCATAGCGACCGTGTCGATATAGGCAGAGTTGGACGAACCGACGTACTTGACCTCGGCACCCAGCGCCTCGCTCAGGAACCGCAACGGTACGTACGTCGTTCGGCCTTCGATGATCGGAGGCTGGTCCATTGTCAGGGTCTTCCCGTCGATCGTTGCTTGGGCGCGACCGATTTGGATCTGCACCGTCCTTTCAGCGCGCCAGGCCGTGATCTCTTTGGTGGAAGAATCGTAGTAGACGACGGCACCGAGCCGATCGAACGTCTCCCGCAGACCGAGCAACGTCCGACCGTTCCGGAGGATCGCCGGCTCTCGAAGGTCTTCCTCTTTACCGTCGAAGAACACGTGGATCATCTGTGCGTTCGCGCACACCGAAGACACCAAGAACGTCCCGATCGCCGTTGCCCTTAGCATCTTCTCATTCTACACAATGGCAAACGGACCGTCCCATGGGTTACGACCGACCGTCGCCCGCCCATTTGTCCAGGACACGACGTGCCGTTTCGCGGACTTTCTCGTCGGTCGTCCAGCCGTTTGTCGGACCGCCGCCAGGACTTCGGTAGCCGTCGGCGATCCGGGAGACGAGAGCCTTCGTTTCCGGATCGGGAAACTCGCTCAGGACACGGACCGCCTCAGCGACCAGCCGGTTACGGTCTTCGGCCCAATCGCGCGGTCGGTACCTCGCGAGGAGCCTCTCCGGCTCCTCGACGATCCGCCGAAGGGTGACGCCGGTCTCGGCGGTTTTGGGGAGAGCGACGATACCGAAGGCATTGTGGTACCCGACCAGATCGAAGTACCCGTCAGGGAGCCCAAGCTCGACCGTTCCGACGGTCTCCGGGTGCTTGCGCTGATACTCTCGCGCCCGCTTAAGGATGTCCTTCCGGCTCCGGACAACGCTGAGGTCGGCTCCGAACATCCTCCCCTGATCAGAGGCGACGTCGAAGTCCGCTGCCGGATGATCGGGGGACTTCGCCTCCTTGATCGGTGCGAGAGAGTGCAGGTACCCGTACGTTCCGAATGCGGAAGGGGCCGGATCCACCGGGACGTACCGCTTTTCGGGATCCCATCCGCGATGGCCCTGGCCGATGGCGTAGAGCAGCTCGACCTTGAGGTCACGAAGGGCATCCAGGTCCGAGTGGTGCGAGCGGTTCAGGAAGACGGTCTCACGGATCTTTGGACCGCGGATCGTCTCCGACACTGCGAACACGATCCTCGAGGTGCGGTCGTAAACGGGCTTGGACTCCTCTCCGGCCGGCGTTTCGATCCGGACGATACGTCCCACGTAGACGGCATCGGACGATCCGACCATCGCTTCGACGGACGTCACCGCCCGACCCCGTTGTGCCGACACCGCCAGCGGAAGAACGAAAAGGACGAACACAAGTCCGCGCCGAACGCCCACGCCCTTTGGACGCGGTCGTCGAAGCTCGGGTTACTTTCGATCGCGGGGATCGAAACCGTCCCGGTACGGTTCACGCCGTCCGACGCCGCGGGCAGGTCTCCGGGTCGCAGACGGGCCGCCCGCCCCGGCCCTTTCGCGACCATCTGGGTGGGTTCGACCCGGTTCATCGACGCGTCCGTTCGCCACGCCTCGGTATCGTAGGGCATGCGATGGACGGTCGTCCTCCTCTGGGCCCTCGTTGCTGCCGCTCCGATGGGTTGCAGCCCGGGCGGGCCCAAATCCGATCTGGAGTCGGTCCGCAACAAGGTCAAACCTGGGATGACCGAACTGGAGGTCACGCGTGATGCAGGGGCGCCCTCGCACATCGACGTCCAAGGCGACGTCCGCAAGCTCCGCTACGACAACACGGAGGGCCACGGTTCGGTGACCGTGACCCTCAAGCAGAACATTGTGACGGACGTCGTCAGTACGGACTGACGCCCGGCATGTCAGGGCCGGCCTGCCGAACGGCGGCCCGGACGGGAAAGGGCCTCCTGAAGGCCTTTCTCACGGGGCGCTCCGTAAAGTTCGGGCCTTTGATAGGTACCGATTTCGCGTTCTGGTTTCACGGTGACGGCCTGCGGGCGGTGCTGCCGGGTGTACAGGTCGTTGCGGTCCGCCTCGACGCGCCAAGACACTTTTGCGCGGGGGGCGCTCGTACGGATCTGAAACCGGTTGCCCTGGATCTCCCGACTGACCATGGCTTGAACGAAGTCTTGGCCTCCGTGCACGACCGTCAACTGGTACTTGAAGTTCGTGTTGACCTCGCCAAAGTAGTCCGGCAGGTCGACCCACGCGGTACCGTCTGCACCGGTGACGACGTTCCCGGAATACGAGTTCTGCGGGGTCGGGCTTTCCGTACAGTAGTGGTAGAGGTACTTGTTGGCCGGATCGAACGGATGGTCGATGCGGAACGCCTTGTTGCCGGAGCACACGAGATCGCCATCGGCGTACAACGCCGCCAGGTTGCCTGCGGTCGTGATCCCGTAGGACGCCGTGCCGTTCGAGATCGAACGCAGGCCCTCACCGTCGTTGGAAAGGGCGATCACCGCCGTGCCGCTATGGGATTCGGCCCAGAGTCCGACGCCGTACGATTCGGCCTTACCGATCAGTGCACGGGCGTTGAAGCCTTTCGCCGTCCCCATGACCCCGTAGCCTCCGTCGACGTTACTGTTCGTACCCAGCACGCCGCTTCCGAACTGACTCTTGGAATCGCCACGGACGCCCGATCCGAATCCGGTGAGAGCACTGGTGTAGCCGTAGACCCCGACACCTTCCTGAGAGGCGACGTCGCCACGCACCCCGAACGGAGAACCGGTCGCGCTGCTGGCATAACCGTAGACACCGGCGCCCCCAGGACCCGCACTGTCGCCGCGGACGCCGAACCCGTTGCCGGCCGCGTTTCCGGCTACGCCGTAGACGCCCAGACCGTTCGCGCTGGCGGTCTGACCTCGGACGCCGATCGTGCTGCCCGTCGCGGAGCTGGCGTAGCCGTAGACGCCTGTCCCCGACGCGCTTTGGTTCAAGAAGTACCCCGTGAAGCTCGTGCCGGTGGTGGCGGTGGCGCTCCCCCTGACGGCGACCCCTGTAGGGCTGTTCACTTCGAAGTAACCGCCAGTGGTGTTCCCGCCCGTCGCCGACACCCGGGCGTAAACCCCAGTTCCGGAGGAACTGCTGGACTGGAAGCTGCCGCCGAAGTTCGGGCCGGACGTGCTCAAAGCGAAAGCCCGGACGCCGACCCCGGTCGAACTGGCCGTCGAGAACCAGCCTCCAGAACTGCCTCCCGCCGCCTTTGTAGCGATGCCGGTGACGCCCGCACCGTTCGGAGCGTCGGACTGGAACGCCCCGCCAGCCGCGCTTCCCAATGTCGCTAACGCCGTTCCTCGTACGGCTGCGCCCGTTTGGGTGTTGTTCGTGAGATAGGCGCCATAAGTCGTTCCCGATGCCGACGTCGCGTGACCTTGAACGGCGATGCCGGAGCTCCCGCTGGACAGAAAGTAACCGCCGGCCCCTTGGCCCGAGGCGTTCGACGACGAGCCGTACACCCCGACGCCGGCCGTTCCGACCGCCTCGCCCTTCACTCCGTATCCACCGACGGCCAACGTGTTCTTTCCGCCAAGGACGCTCCCGCTGGTGGAGGCGACACCGTTGAACGGCACGGGGAACTGCGGGACTTGCCACGTTCCGATGCCTGCCGCATTGGCCGTCAAAACGCTTCCCGCCGGGGCCGACGTGCCGAGTTGGAACGTTCCCGTCTGGACTTTGCCGGATTTTAAGGTCCCCGTGACGTTGGCGTGACCTGATTCCGCTGTCCCTGGAGTCGTCGCTTGGAGTTGGACGAACCCTGCGAACGGCGCCGCCCCCGTCGATGCGGCCCGCAGAGTGGTCAGGCCGATGAGCCCCAGGATCCCGGTGCTGATATAGACCGCGTTCTTCACACTCAGGGAGTGTATCGATGAAACGCTAGCAGACCGCTAGTCGTATGTCGGTCCGAGGACGGGGGCCGGCTTACGCCCTGGTCTGCAACAGGTTCAAGCCCCAAATCCGTTCTCGGACAACGGTCCGGCTCCCTGGCAGCGACCATGACCAGGATCGGACCCGGATCACATCTCGATCACGGGTTCGACGACCTTGGCGAGGTTTTCAAGGGAGTCTTGCCAGCCGAGCACGCACGCTTCGGGAGGGATCTGATCCGGGATGTTCTCTTGGACGACTTCCATTTCGGTTCCGACCGAGACGGCTCGAAAGGAGACCGTGACCCTCATTTCGTCCGGCATCGAAGGGTCGTCGAACCGGTCCGTATAGACGAGCCGCTCTCCAGGGCGCATGTCTTCGAACGTGCCTCCGAACGAATGGGACCCCCCTGTCGTGAAGTTCCGGAAGGACATGCGGAACTGTCCGCCGACCGAAGGCTCGAAGGAGTGGACGGTACAGAGGAACCCATCGGGCGGAAGCCATTTGGCGAGAGCGTCAGGTTCGACAAACGCGCGGTAAACCTTTTCAGGCGGAGCCGAGAGGACGCGGTGGAAACGGACGGTCCCGGGCATCAGGAGCCCTCCCGATCGACGATTCTTGAAAGAACGGTCATGGTCGCACTGTTATACGCCAAGACGGTCCGTCATGTTCTTGGCCGAAGTCTCGAGTGCCATGGGCCGCTAGTCCGTCAGTGTCGCTTCGAAAATCCGGATCTCGGGTGCTGCGGCCAAGCAGCTCTCGACCGTCGCCATGAACTCTGCGAAATGGGGGGTCGCGAAATGGGCCTGCAGATGGGCCAGGCTCGACCACTCTTCGACGAACACGTACATGAGGGGTTCGTCGTCGCTCACGTAATAGTCGAACCGCTCGCAACCGGCTTCCAATCGTGCGGCGGTTTTGTTCTTGTGGCTGGCTGACCGAAAGGATTCGAGTCGGTCGGGGAGCACTTGGCAATAGGCCGATAGGACGGTCATGACGGCGAATCATACCGTCCGCGACCGAACGTCGCCCTGGATCGCGGACGGTTCCGTTCCGATCATACTGATTAGGCACATGAAACGCTTTGGAATCCCGGCTTCGCTCCTTCTGATCGTCGGAGCCGGTACGGTCGTCGGCTTCAAGTCTCAGCAGGACGCACCGTTGACGCGCGCTCAACTCAGGGAAACGCTCGTACAGCTCGGCTGGGAAGTCACGGACATCGTCAAGGACGAAGGAAAGGAGAAGTACTCCGTCAAGTTCTCCAAGTACGAACTCGACATTCCCGTCGGCTTCGAAATCAGCCCGAGCAATTCGTACATTTGGCTGACCGTCAACCTCGGGGACGCCCCGAAAGAGGGAGGAGCCAAGACGCTGAACCTGCTCAAGCAGAATTCGAAGATCCAACCGACGTTCTTCTACATCACGGACGGCGGCCGGCTGATGGCAGCGCTCGCCGTCGAGAACCGCGCCGTGACGAACGCCCTTCTCAGAGCAAGGGCCGAAGCCGTCAGTGACAACGTCGGGAAGACCAAGGAGTACTGGCAGGCACAGTAAGCCGAAGTCGCAGGCGGGCCAAAGTATCGGCTAGACTCGCGGCCAGTGGCAGGTCCAGCGCAGGTCGCGACTTTCCTGTTCACGGACATTGCGGGGAGTTCGTCGACGTGGGAACGGGATCCGGACGCGGCCTTGGCTGCGGTCACGGCCCATAACGCGTGCGTCCGTCGGCACGTCGAGGCGAACGGCGGTCACGTCTTTAAGAGCTTGGGCGACGGACTGGCGGCCGTCTTCGAGTCACCGATGTCGGCCGTTCAGGCGGCCGTCGCCGTCCAAGCCGACGTGACCGCCTCGCTCGGTCCGGTCGTACGGATCGGGGCCCACTCTGGGCCTGCCGTCGCCCACGAGGGCGACTATCAAGGTGCAGCGGTCAATCGGGCGGCCCGTATCGCGGCTGTGGCCTATCCGGGGCAGACCCTCGTTTCGGCGACGACCTTCGGTCTGGCGGCCGATCTCTTGGGCCGGGCCGTCGAGTGGCGACGGATCGGCGAAGTCCGGTTGCGCGGTCATCTTCGGGGCGAAGACCTTTGGCAACCCGACCTCGCCGGACGGGGCACCGGATTTCCGGCACCCGTCGGTACGGAGCCCGAGCACAATCTCGTCGCGCTGGAACGGGAGATGGTCGGCCGTACACGCGAGCATCGAGCCCTGAGCAGCCTGTTGACCGAACGCCGCCGTCGCTTGGTCACCGTGCTCGGTTTCGGCGGCACGGGCAAGACGACCTTGGCGAACCGGACGGCATGGTCTTGCCTGGACGATTTCGACGAAGTGTGGTGGACGGGTCTGGAGATCTGTCGAACCGAAGCCCATGCCCGGGCAGCGATCGTCGCCTCAGTCAGTGACGGGGCCGGTTCGGGGCAAGCACTTTCCGAGTCGTTCGGGAAGGGCGAGACGCTGCTCGTCCTGGACTGCTGCGACATGCTTGCCGGACGATTGGACGCCGTCGGGGAGCTGCTGCGGTCGTTTCCGAAGCTCTCGATCTTGGCGACGAGCCGAAACGTCCTTGGACTCCCCTACGAGCACGTCTTCGAACTCGGAGGGCTGGACCTCAAGCCTGGCGCAGGTGGACTGTCCGACGCATCGCGCCTGTTCGTCGAGGCCGCAGAAGCTTCGGTAGGGTTGCAGCCTACGCGAGCTGACCGAGCCTTGGTCGGAGGGATCGTCGAACGTCTTGAAGGGAACCCCTTGGCCATTTTGTTGGCGGCGGGCCGATTGCGAGCCATGTCGCTCGAGGAGTTGGCCGCGCGCGTTCTCGAAAGCCCACTGGGCATCGTTCGGTCGACCCGGCCCGGCGGACGTCATGAAAGTCTCAGGCACGTCGTCGAGACGTCGATGTCGATCCTCGACGACGTCGACCGCGAATGGACGGTCCGGCTCTCCGTCTTCGAGGGCCCCTTTCAAGGCCAGGACGCGGCCGCTCTGTTCGGTGCGGACTCAGCGACGGAAGACGCGCTCTTGCGACTTCGGGACAGCTCTCTCTTGACGACCGGCGGTGGTGCAGGCACCCTCACGTTCCGTCAACCGGATCCGGTGCGAGAGTTCGCCCGAGAGAGTGTCGGGGAACCGGAGACGGCACGGTGGAGGGAAGCCCATGCGCGACACTTCGCGGGAATCGCGCGTGACGAGGCAGCCCGGTTTGAGAGAGGCGAAACGGAACAGGCTACGGCGACGATCCTGGCGCGGCTTGGAGATCTCAGGGCCGGGTTCGCGGCTTCTGTCACGGATCAGAAGCCCGATCAGGTCGTTCCCTTCGTACGCTGCCTAGCGCGGTTCGCGGCCGAAACGGGTGAGAACGACGATTTCGAAGCCCTCGCCGAAGCCGGCTTTACGGCCGCACGAGAGACCGGCGACTCGACCCTCGAACTCGAGCTTCTTGGTCTTCGCGGCATCGTCGCTCGTCGGTCCGGCCGGATCACGGACGCGCGCGATGCGTGGTCAGCCCGCGTCCGAGCCGCTGAGTCCGTCGGAAACGCGACCGCCGAGTGCGACGCACTCGGCGACTTGGCCGACCTGGCTTTGTCCGAAGGAGACTTGGCGCAGGCCCGTTCGTACCTCCGGGAGGCACGGGAGAAGTCCGACCGGTCCGAAGCGAC of Armatimonadota bacterium contains these proteins:
- a CDS encoding DUF4148 domain-containing protein, whose translation is MKRFGIPASLLLIVGAGTVVGFKSQQDAPLTRAQLRETLVQLGWEVTDIVKDEGKEKYSVKFSKYELDIPVGFEISPSNSYIWLTVNLGDAPKEGGAKTLNLLKQNSKIQPTFFYITDGGRLMAALAVENRAVTNALLRARAEAVSDNVGKTKEYWQAQ
- a CDS encoding DNA alkylation repair protein, with the translated sequence MTCDDILRRLEAACDPKWKAMNAKNGAPENQFGVKMGDVRAIAKEAKTDHDRALQLWKTGNLEARLVATLTIKPKQLSETELEDMVRDVTFGQLADWTMTNVVKQHPAKERLRTKWIGSSHPSLARAAWSLTCERITKAPDGLDLTSLLDTIEKDMATAPSLAQWTMNFALIDIGVEHPELRDRAIAIGESLGLYRDYPTSKGCTSPFAPIAIRELAGRR
- a CDS encoding adenylate/guanylate cyclase domain-containing protein — translated: MAGPAQVATFLFTDIAGSSSTWERDPDAALAAVTAHNACVRRHVEANGGHVFKSLGDGLAAVFESPMSAVQAAVAVQADVTASLGPVVRIGAHSGPAVAHEGDYQGAAVNRAARIAAVAYPGQTLVSATTFGLAADLLGRAVEWRRIGEVRLRGHLRGEDLWQPDLAGRGTGFPAPVGTEPEHNLVALEREMVGRTREHRALSSLLTERRRRLVTVLGFGGTGKTTLANRTAWSCLDDFDEVWWTGLEICRTEAHARAAIVASVSDGAGSGQALSESFGKGETLLVLDCCDMLAGRLDAVGELLRSFPKLSILATSRNVLGLPYEHVFELGGLDLKPGAGGLSDASRLFVEAAEASVGLQPTRADRALVGGIVERLEGNPLAILLAAGRLRAMSLEELAARVLESPLGIVRSTRPGGRHESLRHVVETSMSILDDVDREWTVRLSVFEGPFQGQDAAALFGADSATEDALLRLRDSSLLTTGGGAGTLTFRQPDPVREFARESVGEPETARWREAHARHFAGIARDEAARFERGETEQATATILARLGDLRAGFAASVTDQKPDQVVPFVRCLARFAAETGENDDFEALAEAGFTAARETGDSTLELELLGLRGIVARRSGRITDARDAWSARVRAAESVGNATAECDALGDLADLALSEGDLAQARSYLREAREKSDRSEATDVQVWLTVLEGRTALAERDTEMARLCLKAISQAKVAPDQDFFRLRAVSELARGVGESALAEAAAIEMVRSAMVLRHAARAAQGLWSALAVFDTDSRTSASDDVVQALLRLPRRVDPASWKRSRDVARERSSEVPASASLTAFWASARAVVDRFDGL
- a CDS encoding SRPBCC family protein, with the translated sequence MPGTVRFHRVLSAPPEKVYRAFVEPDALAKWLPPDGFLCTVHSFEPSVGGQFRMSFRNFTTGGSHSFGGTFEDMRPGERLVYTDRFDDPSMPDEMRVTVSFRAVSVGTEMEVVQENIPDQIPPEACVLGWQDSLENLAKVVEPVIEM
- a CDS encoding antibiotic biosynthesis monooxygenase, with amino-acid sequence MTVLSAYCQVLPDRLESFRSASHKNKTAARLEAGCERFDYYVSDDEPLMYVFVEEWSSLAHLQAHFATPHFAEFMATVESCLAAAPEIRIFEATLTD
- a CDS encoding DUF1801 domain-containing protein; this translates as MNEHVRRYNDALEESDRSVCDLLAREIDAALPESENKVWHGHPVWFLDGNPVAGYSKLKGCVRLLFWSGRSFDEPDLKPEGTFQAAEARYGAESDVDVDAVRRWLAKSRDIQWDYKNIVKRKGVLLRLGEGTGL
- a CDS encoding copper amine oxidase N-terminal domain-containing protein — translated: MLRATAIGTFLVSSVCANAQMIHVFFDGKEEDLREPAILRNGRTLLGLRETFDRLGAVVYYDSSTKEITAWRAERTVQIQIGRAQATIDGKTLTMDQPPIIEGRTTYVPLRFLSEALGAEVKYVGSSNSAYIDTVAMNFFNEKAPFKAGDAVLYLYRRSWHPAKVLHVTDHQDSEDSYKIEFKEPSGRVITPTVGRRYLRTAKP